The following proteins are co-located in the Paludibaculum fermentans genome:
- a CDS encoding Kelch repeat-containing protein, with product MPAHSPLAPWMRTVLLVSALLASKPVSAQQNWSQSVTSAAPTGRYGFGMAYDPVRRQTVVFGGETGSTDFTGVADTWVFDGSNWAQKSPATSPPARGETAMVWDSARQQIVLFGGIAPNGTKLNDTWVWDGTAWTQKAPATLPPVRGYHALAYDAAHQQVVLYAGSGTNTILNDTWVWDGVNWAQKSPATSPTQRLYPNIVYDAARQKVLLFGGMASGALASDTWLWDGSNWTQAAPANQPIPSDTTSLSYDPISQRVLLFGGIALVNGTVSFLTNTWSWDGTNWTQLAPAAQPPGRSQAGLVYDTARQQFVLFGGANTAYLNDTWAFGGTSLNWVQQAPPLSPPARGFSAMAYDAKRQQAVMFGGASNVQAHLYLGDTWVWDGAAWTQKSPANQPGVRELHAMAYDASRQQVVLFGGVDSLGYLSDTWVWDGINWIQKFPATVPPVRAFHSLAYDEAHQQVVLSGGSAFGSFLNDTWVWDGSNWTQKNPATSPPYFSTYLAMAFDSARQKTVRYLTTYSGSLGWNSQTWTWNGVNWAQSAPPNSPEARILDASIVYMNGLQQTLLFGGSNATTNTLIADTWLWGGTDWTQLYPLVSPSPRLGYAMAFDTLNQRAVLFGGQGPNNVYYSDTWLFGGASTFPVNITVPAGVQFTFNGVTYTGSQSINAAPGTYTLSATSPQQSAGSQFLFTSWSDAGAISHPVTVSSAPVNITGAFKTQFLLTAVASPSNGGTVSQTAASSNGPYYDPGTLVSVFQTPSPGFTFTGWSGACSGTGVCFVTMNAPATVTANFTRPTYSVAIHLPAGVQYSFGGLPLTGPASLTLPAGNYDIVMTSPQAAGAGTQLAFVSWSDLGAVSHTLTVSGPTTLTGTFKTQYLLTTAASPANEGAVTPGGYLDAGSSIILTATPKANYAFAYWSGACSGANPLCFLVMSAPLSATANFTTPYHWTPVFPATQPAAVGSAPAVFDAARQQVVLFGGQSGNETWIWNGALWTRKLPATVPGSQINSMAYDAKRGKVVLLGISGTYPNDKSTIWEWDGANWTLIPAAAPPEPRAWPNLFYDETLQKVVLFGGEGHFGAPVYQKGLNDAWTWDGAVWTPLATPVAPGPRAGACGAYDSANHQLVLFGGFDAVTAVNYSDTWVWNGASWTQKSPVTSPPSFSCDSNVAYHSQLRQIMIVGWNNTASWFWDGTNWSSHQFPVQPPGALSVSYDPARQQLVALGQSSLPLKPVLSETWLFNNTLNPPLYQLTASVTPPGSGTLAVKASGQPGPSYVAGSPLLVTPTPAAGYGLKSWSGDCSGSGLCLVTLDTNRSVTANFSNAPVNVTVNVPPGIQFTLNGVTYTGTQTVVLAPGSYSLSTATVQTLSPGSRAVFLSWSDGLPSTHPLIVGGNPVSITASFQQMYQLTLAAAPSAGGAITAAGGPYYNAGSVVPVTATPAAGYVFSNWSGACSGPAACSVTMNAPATVTANFAAGAHPLTINVPAGVPYTLFGFPFVGPQTISLPPGSYPLSVNPAQSTGPGARLAFLSWSDGGAASHNVALGAAPLTVTGVFSTQYLLSSSAAPANQGSVGTAGGPWFDAGTTVTASALASPGYEFEYWSGACTGSAVFCFVKMNAPATLVGHFSVPVVASQLHPAAHPSARNGYGLAYDAANQQVVLFGGTEQGTNKLLNDTWLWDGSSWTLQSPALSPPPRSLMGMAYHAGTGTVVMFGGETPGPLATPNHFGDTWVWNGKTKTWTQKGAGPSPRFDSAMSSFGSDVILFGGVFAQTAAFVVVDGTAYGDTWLWDGNAWHQKAPVHSPSPRFASSIAYDSVRNQAVLIAGILPLSKSNSGYTDTWGWNGADWQALNTTTPSGFAAAFDPTIQQVILLGVSGNYLWAWDGAAWYQRETHDPTLNNIAFDAARQELVAFGNAGATWIRVAPKVSLAAGGPPSVAIASNGDYLVTVNMKNQGNIPETGILATAATASGISASGFTSAQLFTLDPGQGAPVTARFPKSAGPGFKVLTLSGLYSAPPVANSASWSTSLLVNFP from the coding sequence ATGCCTGCCCACTCGCCACTCGCGCCATGGATGCGCACCGTGCTGCTGGTCTCGGCGTTGCTTGCCTCAAAGCCGGTGTCGGCCCAGCAGAACTGGTCGCAAAGCGTTACCTCGGCGGCGCCAACCGGCCGCTACGGCTTCGGCATGGCCTACGATCCGGTCCGTCGGCAGACTGTCGTTTTTGGTGGGGAAACCGGCTCTACTGACTTCACGGGGGTCGCCGATACCTGGGTCTTCGATGGCAGCAACTGGGCCCAGAAGTCTCCGGCCACCAGCCCGCCCGCTCGCGGCGAAACCGCAATGGTGTGGGACTCGGCCCGCCAGCAGATCGTCCTCTTCGGCGGCATCGCCCCCAACGGCACGAAACTCAACGACACCTGGGTTTGGGACGGCACGGCCTGGACCCAGAAGGCGCCGGCCACGCTGCCGCCCGTTCGCGGCTATCACGCCCTTGCTTACGACGCCGCACACCAGCAGGTGGTCCTCTACGCGGGTAGCGGCACCAACACCATCCTCAACGACACTTGGGTCTGGGATGGCGTCAACTGGGCCCAGAAGTCGCCGGCCACCTCGCCCACCCAGCGCCTCTATCCCAACATTGTTTACGACGCCGCCCGCCAAAAAGTACTCCTGTTCGGCGGTATGGCTTCCGGCGCCCTGGCCTCCGATACCTGGTTGTGGGATGGCTCCAACTGGACTCAGGCCGCTCCCGCCAATCAGCCCATACCCTCCGATACGACGAGCCTGTCCTACGACCCCATCAGTCAGCGCGTGTTGCTCTTCGGTGGAATCGCCCTGGTCAACGGCACTGTGTCCTTCCTGACAAACACCTGGTCCTGGGACGGAACCAATTGGACTCAACTTGCCCCCGCCGCGCAACCGCCGGGCCGTTCCCAGGCCGGGTTGGTCTACGATACCGCCCGCCAGCAGTTCGTCCTGTTTGGCGGAGCCAATACCGCTTACCTCAACGACACTTGGGCCTTCGGCGGCACCTCGCTCAATTGGGTCCAGCAGGCCCCACCGCTGTCGCCCCCTGCCCGTGGCTTCAGCGCCATGGCCTACGACGCCAAACGCCAGCAGGCCGTGATGTTCGGCGGCGCTTCCAATGTCCAGGCCCACCTCTATCTCGGCGACACCTGGGTCTGGGATGGCGCCGCCTGGACCCAGAAGAGCCCTGCCAATCAGCCCGGAGTCCGCGAACTCCACGCCATGGCGTACGATGCGTCCCGTCAGCAGGTCGTCCTGTTCGGCGGGGTGGATAGCCTCGGCTATCTCTCCGACACTTGGGTCTGGGACGGCATCAACTGGATCCAGAAATTCCCGGCCACCGTGCCCCCTGTGCGCGCCTTTCATTCGCTGGCCTACGACGAAGCCCACCAGCAGGTGGTCCTCTCGGGCGGCAGCGCTTTCGGCTCCTTCCTCAATGACACATGGGTCTGGGATGGCTCCAACTGGACACAGAAGAACCCGGCCACCAGCCCGCCCTACTTCAGCACCTACCTGGCGATGGCCTTCGATTCTGCCCGGCAGAAGACGGTTCGCTACCTCACCACCTACTCCGGATCGCTGGGTTGGAATTCGCAAACGTGGACCTGGAATGGCGTCAACTGGGCCCAATCCGCGCCGCCCAACTCGCCGGAAGCCCGCATCCTGGATGCCTCCATCGTTTATATGAACGGCCTCCAGCAGACGCTCCTCTTCGGCGGGAGCAATGCGACCACCAACACCCTCATCGCCGATACCTGGCTGTGGGGCGGCACGGATTGGACCCAACTCTACCCGCTCGTCAGTCCGTCCCCGCGCCTCGGCTACGCCATGGCGTTCGACACCCTGAACCAGCGCGCCGTCCTGTTCGGCGGGCAAGGGCCCAACAACGTCTACTACTCCGATACCTGGCTCTTTGGCGGCGCCTCCACCTTCCCTGTGAACATCACCGTTCCGGCTGGTGTGCAGTTCACCTTCAACGGTGTCACCTACACCGGTTCGCAGTCGATCAACGCCGCGCCGGGCACCTACACGCTCTCCGCCACCTCACCGCAGCAGTCTGCCGGCTCACAGTTCCTGTTTACCTCCTGGTCCGACGCCGGTGCTATCTCCCACCCCGTCACCGTCTCTTCCGCGCCAGTCAACATCACCGGTGCCTTCAAGACCCAGTTCCTGCTGACAGCGGTCGCCAGTCCCTCCAACGGTGGCACTGTCTCCCAGACCGCGGCCTCCTCCAATGGTCCCTACTACGATCCGGGCACGCTTGTTTCCGTCTTCCAGACCCCGTCCCCCGGCTTCACCTTCACCGGGTGGAGCGGCGCCTGTAGCGGCACCGGAGTCTGCTTTGTCACCATGAACGCCCCTGCCACAGTGACCGCGAACTTCACTCGCCCCACTTACTCCGTCGCCATCCACCTCCCAGCGGGCGTCCAGTACTCCTTCGGCGGCTTGCCCCTCACGGGACCGGCGTCCCTGACCCTGCCCGCCGGCAACTACGACATCGTCATGACGTCGCCCCAGGCTGCCGGCGCCGGAACCCAACTGGCCTTTGTCTCGTGGTCCGACCTCGGCGCAGTCTCCCACACCCTGACCGTCAGTGGCCCCACCACCCTCACCGGCACCTTTAAAACGCAGTACCTGCTCACGACAGCCGCCAGTCCGGCGAACGAAGGCGCTGTGACGCCCGGCGGATACCTCGACGCAGGTTCCTCCATCATCCTCACCGCGACACCCAAAGCGAACTACGCCTTCGCTTACTGGAGCGGCGCCTGCAGCGGGGCCAATCCGCTCTGCTTCCTCGTCATGAGCGCGCCCCTCTCGGCCACCGCCAATTTCACCACTCCTTACCACTGGACCCCCGTCTTCCCGGCCACGCAGCCCGCCGCCGTCGGCTCCGCCCCCGCCGTCTTCGATGCCGCCCGCCAGCAGGTGGTCCTCTTCGGCGGACAGTCCGGCAACGAAACCTGGATCTGGAACGGCGCCCTCTGGACCCGCAAGCTGCCCGCCACCGTGCCCGGCTCCCAGATCAACTCGATGGCCTACGACGCCAAACGCGGCAAGGTCGTGCTGCTCGGCATCTCCGGGACTTATCCCAACGATAAATCCACCATCTGGGAGTGGGATGGCGCGAACTGGACGCTGATCCCGGCCGCTGCGCCGCCTGAGCCGCGCGCCTGGCCCAATCTGTTCTACGACGAGACCCTGCAGAAGGTCGTCCTGTTCGGAGGTGAGGGGCACTTCGGCGCGCCCGTCTATCAGAAGGGTCTCAACGATGCCTGGACCTGGGATGGCGCAGTCTGGACTCCTCTCGCCACGCCCGTCGCTCCCGGACCGCGTGCCGGGGCCTGCGGCGCGTACGACTCGGCCAACCATCAGCTCGTCCTCTTCGGCGGCTTCGATGCGGTAACCGCGGTCAACTACTCGGACACTTGGGTTTGGAATGGAGCCTCGTGGACACAGAAATCGCCGGTCACCAGCCCGCCGAGCTTCTCCTGCGACTCGAATGTGGCCTATCACTCGCAATTGCGCCAAATCATGATCGTGGGTTGGAACAACACCGCCTCCTGGTTCTGGGATGGGACCAACTGGTCTTCGCACCAGTTCCCGGTCCAGCCGCCCGGCGCTCTCTCTGTCTCCTACGATCCGGCCCGGCAGCAGTTGGTCGCTCTCGGCCAGTCCAGCCTGCCGCTCAAACCGGTTTTGTCCGAAACCTGGTTGTTCAACAACACCCTCAATCCGCCTCTCTATCAGTTGACGGCCTCCGTCACTCCCCCAGGTTCCGGCACGCTCGCCGTGAAGGCCTCCGGCCAGCCCGGACCCTCCTACGTGGCGGGCAGCCCTCTCCTCGTTACACCCACCCCTGCCGCCGGCTATGGTTTGAAAAGTTGGAGCGGTGACTGCTCGGGCAGCGGACTCTGCCTGGTCACCCTCGACACCAATCGCAGCGTCACCGCTAACTTCAGCAATGCGCCCGTAAACGTCACTGTCAACGTTCCGCCCGGCATCCAGTTCACTCTCAACGGAGTCACCTACACGGGCACCCAAACCGTCGTCCTGGCGCCCGGCAGCTACTCGCTTTCCACCGCCACAGTGCAGACTCTTTCTCCAGGATCCAGGGCGGTCTTCCTCTCCTGGTCCGACGGCCTGCCCTCGACGCATCCCCTGATAGTCGGCGGAAATCCGGTGTCCATTACCGCCTCCTTCCAGCAGATGTATCAGCTCACCCTGGCCGCCGCGCCGTCCGCCGGAGGCGCCATCACCGCCGCGGGTGGACCCTACTACAACGCGGGCTCGGTCGTCCCCGTCACCGCCACGCCCGCTGCCGGCTACGTCTTCAGCAACTGGAGCGGCGCCTGCAGCGGCCCCGCCGCCTGCAGCGTCACGATGAACGCCCCCGCCACGGTCACCGCCAACTTCGCCGCCGGAGCCCATCCGCTTACCATCAATGTCCCGGCAGGCGTCCCCTACACCCTCTTCGGTTTCCCCTTCGTCGGTCCGCAAACCATCTCCCTGCCGCCCGGCAGCTACCCGCTTTCGGTGAACCCGGCGCAGTCCACCGGGCCCGGCGCCCGGCTCGCCTTCCTCTCGTGGTCCGATGGCGGAGCGGCCTCCCACAACGTTGCGCTCGGCGCCGCCCCGCTCACCGTCACCGGCGTCTTCTCGACGCAGTACCTGCTCAGCTCCAGTGCGGCGCCCGCCAATCAGGGCTCCGTAGGCACGGCCGGCGGACCCTGGTTCGACGCAGGCACTACGGTTACGGCTTCGGCCCTGGCCAGCCCGGGCTATGAGTTTGAATACTGGTCCGGCGCGTGCACCGGGTCGGCCGTCTTCTGCTTCGTGAAAATGAACGCGCCCGCCACGCTCGTCGGGCACTTCAGCGTGCCGGTCGTCGCCAGCCAGCTTCACCCGGCCGCCCACCCCTCGGCGCGCAACGGTTACGGTTTGGCCTACGATGCCGCCAATCAGCAGGTCGTCCTCTTTGGAGGCACGGAGCAGGGCACCAATAAGCTCCTCAACGACACCTGGTTGTGGGATGGCTCCTCCTGGACCCTGCAGTCGCCCGCCCTCAGCCCGCCGCCCCGCTCGCTCATGGGCATGGCCTACCACGCCGGCACCGGCACCGTCGTCATGTTCGGCGGCGAAACCCCCGGTCCCCTGGCCACCCCCAATCACTTCGGCGATACCTGGGTCTGGAACGGCAAGACGAAAACCTGGACTCAGAAGGGCGCCGGTCCCAGCCCGCGCTTCGACTCGGCCATGAGCTCCTTCGGCTCCGATGTGATCCTCTTTGGCGGAGTCTTCGCCCAAACCGCGGCGTTCGTGGTCGTGGACGGCACGGCCTATGGAGACACCTGGCTCTGGGACGGCAATGCGTGGCACCAGAAAGCGCCGGTCCACTCGCCGTCTCCCCGCTTCGCCTCTTCCATCGCCTACGACTCGGTTCGAAACCAGGCTGTTCTCATCGCGGGCATCCTGCCCCTCTCGAAGAGCAATTCGGGCTACACGGACACCTGGGGTTGGAACGGCGCGGACTGGCAGGCCCTGAACACCACCACCCCCTCCGGCTTCGCCGCCGCCTTCGATCCCACCATCCAGCAGGTGATCCTCCTCGGCGTCTCCGGCAACTACCTCTGGGCGTGGGACGGAGCGGCCTGGTATCAGCGCGAAACGCACGACCCCACTCTCAACAACATCGCCTTCGACGCGGCACGCCAGGAACTCGTGGCGTTCGGCAACGCGGGCGCCACCTGGATTCGAGTGGCGCCCAAGGTGAGCCTGGCCGCGGGCGGTCCCCCCTCCGTGGCCATAGCCTCCAACGGCGACTACCTCGTCACGGTCAACATGAAGAACCAGGGCAACATCCCGGAGACCGGCATTCTTGCCACGGCAGCCACAGCGTCGGGGATCTCCGCCAGCGGCTTCACCTCCGCCCAACTCTTCACTCTCGATCCGGGCCAGGGCGCGCCCGTCACCGCACGCTTCCCCAAATCCGCCGGCCCTGGCTTCAAGGTCCTGACCCTGAGCGGCCTCTACAGCGCGCCGCCCGTGGCCAACTCAGCTTCATGGAGCACCTCGCTCCTGGTCAATTTCCCTTAA
- a CDS encoding PEP-CTERM sorting domain-containing protein (PEP-CTERM proteins occur, often in large numbers, in the proteomes of bacteria that also encode an exosortase, a predicted intramembrane cysteine proteinase. The presence of a PEP-CTERM domain at a protein's C-terminus predicts cleavage within the sorting domain, followed by covalent anchoring to some some component of the (usually Gram-negative) cell surface. Many PEP-CTERM proteins exhibit an unusual sequence composition that includes large numbers of potential glycosylation sites. Expression of one such protein has been shown restore the ability of a bacterium to form floc, a type of biofilm.) gives MRTIKLAFLLLAACWSTLSASSIQVNLANPSQTGAPGSVLQFFGTITNLSGVDPVYLNGISANSVSPDLTIDVIPFFFNRPASLAPGATSALFEIFEVTILPGALPGPHVGNTVSFQGGLAGGAFEALADANVDVSIGVSSIPEPSTALLLCSGCLLLGLLRRKR, from the coding sequence ATGAGAACAATCAAACTCGCATTTCTGCTGCTGGCCGCCTGCTGGAGTACGCTCTCCGCCAGCAGCATCCAGGTGAACCTGGCGAACCCGTCGCAGACCGGGGCCCCGGGCTCCGTGCTCCAGTTCTTCGGCACCATCACGAACCTGTCCGGAGTGGATCCTGTCTACCTGAACGGCATCAGTGCCAACTCCGTATCACCCGATCTCACCATCGATGTGATCCCCTTCTTCTTCAACCGCCCCGCGTCCCTGGCGCCCGGCGCGACCTCGGCCCTATTCGAGATCTTCGAAGTCACGATTCTGCCCGGCGCTCTGCCCGGCCCGCATGTCGGCAACACCGTGTCTTTCCAGGGCGGCCTCGCCGGGGGGGCGTTCGAAGCTCTGGCGGACGCCAACGTCGATGTGTCGATAGGAGTGTCCTCAATACCGGAGCCATCCACCGCACTGCTGTTGTGCAGTGGGTGCCTCCTGCTGGGGCTCTTGAGAAGGAAGCGCTAA